GGACGCGAGCACATAGCCCACGGCCGTCGCGACGCGCGTCGCCTTGAACACGTCTTCGTGCCAGAGCTTGCCGAGCTTGCCCATGGCCGGCAGGTGCGTGAAGCCATCCGTGCGGAATCGCTGCACGCGACCGCCCTCGTGGTCGACGGCGATCAGGATATCGTCGCGCACGTCGCGAATCTGCTTCGTGAGCGCACACAGTTGCGCACGGTCGTCGAAGTTGCGGCTGAACAGGATGACGCCCCCGGTCAACGGATGGTCGATGCGGCGGATGTCGTCCTCACTGAGGGTCAGCCCGACGACGTCCAACATCACCGGGCCCGGCCTGCGCTTCGTCATTACGTTTTCTCCGATGCAATGTTGCGTGAAGCGATCGCGAACGCGACCGCGTAGTCTTTCTCGTCCGTGATCGAAATCTCGATGGACAGCTGGCGCTCGGCCAGCCATTGCGCCAGCTCCTCCGAGACCACCACCATCGGTTTGCCCGACGGCGCGTTGAGCGTCTGCACCGCACGCCAGGTCATCGGCCAGCGCATACCCAGTCCGATCGCCTTGGAGACGGCTTCCTTCGCCGCGAAACGCGTGCACAGGTACGCCAGTCCACGAGCCTCGGAGCGATTTCGACGGGCGTGATAAACCTTGAGTTCCTCCGGCCCGAGGATGCGCTCGGCAAAGCGTCCGTTCGTGCGCGTCATCACGCCCACGACACGGCTGATCTGGAGGATATCGGTGCCCACGCCGAACACCGCCGTCGCGCCATGCGCAGGCGCGGAAACGCGGACGCCGGCGGAAGACGGCGCGGCATCGGCAGGCGCGGACGTCGGCAGATTCGGATCGGTCATGTGCGGTGACTGTACGGTAGACGTGGCGCGTATCGCGGGGGAGGGATGGCTCAGCCGCGCGCGGCCAGTCGGCTCGCGACCATGATGGCCTTCATCTCGCGCACGGCGTTCTCCCATCCCGCGAAGATCGCATGCCCGACAATGGCGTGTCCGATATTCAGTTCGGAAATGCCTTCGATGGCAGCAATCGGCTGCACGTTCTCATAGTGCAGACCGTGCCCCGCGTTGACGCGCAGTCCGAGCGAAATGCCCAGGGCCACCGCGCGTTCGATGCGAGCGAACTCGGCTTCACGCGTGGCTTCATCGTGCGCCTCGGCGTAACGGCCCGTATGCAGCTCGACCACCGGCGCCCCCATGCGGGCGGCAGCGCGAATCGGCGCCTCGTCCGGATCGATGAACAGCGACACGCGGCTGCCCGCCTCGCTCAACTGCCGCGTTGCCGCCGCCACACGGTCGTACAGGCCGACGACGTCGAGCCCGCCTTCGGTCGTCAGCTCCTGACGGCGCTCCGGCACCAGGCAGACGTCATGCGGTTTGACGCCGCACGCAATCCTCAGCATCTCTTCGGTCACGGCGCATTCCAGGTTCATGCGCGTGCGCAGTTTATCGCGCAGATTCGTCACATCGTCATCGCGAATATGACGGCGGTCTTCACGCAAGTGCAGCGTGATGACGTCCGCACCGGCCTCTTCGGCCAGCAACGCCGCCTTGATCGGATCGGGATAGGTCGTGCCGCGCGCATTGCGCACCGTCGCCACGTGATCGATGTTGACGCCCAGATCGATGGGGCTGCCGTGGAAGAAGAGGCTCATAGTTTTTGCAGGTCGAGCAGGATCTGCCGGGTATTGAGCGGAACGCCGCCCAGGTGGTGGTTGAGAAGAAAGCGCATGAGCAGCTTGCTTTGTTGCACGGTCTGCGCTCGCGAGTAATCGTCTTGCTCCATATCCAGCAGCGTTTGTCCAATCACCACCGGCCAGTCGGACGGCTCGTCGCCGCGCGCCGGTCGCACGCCCCAGTCGGGATGGAACACGTAACGGCGCTCGGCGCTCACCTTGCCGCGGGTCTGCGTGCAACGGTCGAACGCCACCGCATACCCAGTCTCGCGCAGCAGCACACGCTCGAATGCCCGCAGGATGACGCCCGCCGGCTCGCCATGCGCGAGATGGTGCAGCGTCGCGAGATAGTGCTGGAACAGCTTGTCGTGCGGATCGTCTCGCGCACAGAACTTCACGAGCAATTCGTTGAGGTAGAAGCCGGAGAGCAGCGCGTCGCCTTCGAGCGGACGCAGGCCGCCGACCCACTCGGCCTTGGTCAGCGTGCGCAGCTCGCCCTTGCCGAGCCACGCGAGCGAGAGCGGCTGAAACGTCTGCAACACACCGCGCAGCGCGGAATGCGGACGCTTCGCCCCCTTGGCGACGAGGGCAATCCGCCCATGATCGCGCGTGAGCACGTCGATGATCAGACTCGTTTCGCGATAGGGATAGCTGTGCAGCACGAAGCCCGGTTGCTCGGTCACGCGGCTTTGTTCGCGCTCGGCCGCCCGGGCGGGCGACGGTGCACGCCGCGTACGTTTGGTCGTTCCCCTGGCGGTTTCGGTGGAAGCCTCGGCCTCCTGGAAGGTCTCGGAGGCGTCGTCATCCACGGCGCGCGCGCGGGCGCTGCCCGTGCGGCGCACGGTGCGCGCTCCCGTGCGAGGTGCACGCGGCGAATTGGCCAACGTCGCCGGCGCAGCTTGCCTGTCCGCCCCGGCAGACGTCAGGTCGTCCGGCGCGGCAATCTCCTCACGTGCGGTATCGAGCTCACTCGTAGCCATACGCCCGCAGGCCGGCCTCGTTGTCGGCCCAACCGCCCTTGACCTTGATCCAGACTTCCAGATACACGCGACCGTCGA
The Pandoraea pulmonicola DNA segment above includes these coding regions:
- the acpS gene encoding holo-ACP synthase — translated: MTRTNGRFAERILGPEELKVYHARRNRSEARGLAYLCTRFAAKEAVSKAIGLGMRWPMTWRAVQTLNAPSGKPMVVVSEELAQWLAERQLSIEISITDEKDYAVAFAIASRNIASEKT
- the pdxJ gene encoding pyridoxine 5'-phosphate synthase; the encoded protein is MSLFFHGSPIDLGVNIDHVATVRNARGTTYPDPIKAALLAEEAGADVITLHLREDRRHIRDDDVTNLRDKLRTRMNLECAVTEEMLRIACGVKPHDVCLVPERRQELTTEGGLDVVGLYDRVAAATRQLSEAGSRVSLFIDPDEAPIRAAARMGAPVVELHTGRYAEAHDEATREAEFARIERAVALGISLGLRVNAGHGLHYENVQPIAAIEGISELNIGHAIVGHAIFAGWENAVREMKAIMVASRLAARG
- the recO gene encoding DNA repair protein RecO, producing the protein MATSELDTAREEIAAPDDLTSAGADRQAAPATLANSPRAPRTGARTVRRTGSARARAVDDDASETFQEAEASTETARGTTKRTRRAPSPARAAEREQSRVTEQPGFVLHSYPYRETSLIIDVLTRDHGRIALVAKGAKRPHSALRGVLQTFQPLSLAWLGKGELRTLTKAEWVGGLRPLEGDALLSGFYLNELLVKFCARDDPHDKLFQHYLATLHHLAHGEPAGVILRAFERVLLRETGYAVAFDRCTQTRGKVSAERRYVFHPDWGVRPARGDEPSDWPVVIGQTLLDMEQDDYSRAQTVQQSKLLMRFLLNHHLGGVPLNTRQILLDLQKL